In the Selenihalanaerobacter shriftii genome, AAGTCATTCTCAACTTCTGTTCTAATATCCAACAAAAATGTATTATTTTCATCTAACTCATCTATTTCTGACCAATGAATAATATCCATTTCTCCATTAAGAATATTACCAGCAGTAAAACCAGCCATATTTACTGGATCTTTAGCCGAAGAATAAGGTGGAGCATATGCTAACTCTAATTCTTGTAAGTCAAATACTGTCTTTTTGAATCTAAGTGCTGTCGCTAAAACATCAATTCTCTTATCTACACCGTCTCGACCAACAATCTGTGCTCCTAATACTTCACCATCTTCTGGCTTAAATAAAATCTTTACGGTCATTGGAATAGCACCTGGATAATAACCTGCATGAGATTTAGACATTGTAAATGAAACTTCATAATCAATTCCTTCTTGTTCTAAGCTCTTTTCATTCTTCCCAGTCGAAGCCACAGTTAAATCAAAAATTTTAGCTACTGAGCTACCTTGCGTTCCTGTAAATTTATCTTTACGACCAGTTAAGTTATTAGCCACTATTCTACCTTGTTTATTAGCCGGTCCTGCTAGAGGAATATGAGTCTTATTTCCAGTTACATAATCTTTAACCTCAACAGCATCACCTAAAGCATATATATTTTCCTCTGATGTCTTCATATATTCATCAACTAAAATAGCACCAGTCTCACCTAGTTCTAAGCCCGCTTTTTTGGCTAATTCTACACTTGGTTTAACTCCAATAGCCATAATAATCATATCTGCTTCTAATTCTTTACCACTTTCTAAAATGACATCAGTCATATTATCGTTATCTTCAAAAGCCTTTACTCCATCTTCTAAGTAAAGCTTAACTTCTTTTTGACGCATATGATTATGAAGAATAGATGCCATTTCATAATCAATAGGTCCCATTACCTGGTCAGCTGCTTCTACTAAAGAAACATCTAAACCTTGATCATGTAAATTTTCCACCATTTCTAGGCCAATGAATCCACCACCAATTACTACTGCTTTCTCTGGATTCTTATCATCTAAATACTTTTTAATTGCATCTGTGTCTGGAATATTACGCAATGTGAAAATCCGCTCATTCTCAATCCCTGGAATAGATGGTTTAATCGGTTCAGCCCCTGGAGATAAGACCAAATAATCATAATCCTCGACATACTCTTCATCATTAGATAAATCTTTCACTTTAATTTCCTGTTCACTAGGATTAATATCAATTACTTCATTCTTTACTTTAATATCTATATTAAATCTAGCCCCCATCTTATCTGGAGTCTGTACTAATAATTTATCTCGTTCCTCAATAGTTCCCCCAATGTAATATGGTAATCCACAATTAGCAAAAGAGATATATTCTCCTCTTTCAAACATAATGATTTCTGCATCTTCATCCATTCTTCGTAGTCTAGCCGCTGTACTTGCTCCACCGGCTACACCACCAATTATTAATATCTTGTTAGACATTCTTCTGCCTCCTCTAAATTAACGAATTTAGTATAGTATAGGTCAATGAATTATAAAATTAATTATTTAATTATCTAAATCACTTATTAAAATAAAGCTTTAATTATTCATTTCCTCCCAATCCCTTTATATATTTATATATTATAATACTTAAATCTATTTGTCAAGATTTAAGTATCCATGTCGAAAAACTTTTTTACTTCTCTCCCTCTAACTTAGAGATAAGTGACTTAGGCAAACCTGCCTTACCATCTAAGAATTCAATCCCTAATAAGCGTCCTTCTCCATCAAAATCTAGAACTTTATCTTCAACTTTAATTGAATACTCCACTTCTCCTTCACAAATTTCTGCTAAATAAATATACCCTAAATCAGCTTCTTGATCATAAGTAACTTTTACTTTAAATTCTATTTCCATCATTATTAAGTTGCCTCCTAAATAAAAAAATATTATTTAAAACTTAAAAAAGGTCT is a window encoding:
- a CDS encoding DUF2283 domain-containing protein — its product is MMEIEFKVKVTYDQEADLGYIYLAEICEGEVEYSIKVEDKVLDFDGEGRLLGIEFLDGKAGLPKSLISKLEGEK
- a CDS encoding CoA-disulfide reductase — protein: MSNKILIIGGVAGGASTAARLRRMDEDAEIIMFERGEYISFANCGLPYYIGGTIEERDKLLVQTPDKMGARFNIDIKVKNEVIDINPSEQEIKVKDLSNDEEYVEDYDYLVLSPGAEPIKPSIPGIENERIFTLRNIPDTDAIKKYLDDKNPEKAVVIGGGFIGLEMVENLHDQGLDVSLVEAADQVMGPIDYEMASILHNHMRQKEVKLYLEDGVKAFEDNDNMTDVILESGKELEADMIIMAIGVKPSVELAKKAGLELGETGAILVDEYMKTSEENIYALGDAVEVKDYVTGNKTHIPLAGPANKQGRIVANNLTGRKDKFTGTQGSSVAKIFDLTVASTGKNEKSLEQEGIDYEVSFTMSKSHAGYYPGAIPMTVKILFKPEDGEVLGAQIVGRDGVDKRIDVLATALRFKKTVFDLQELELAYAPPYSSAKDPVNMAGFTAGNILNGEMDIIHWSEIDELDENNTFLLDIRTEVENDLGAIDGSTNIPLNDLRDRLNEIPKDKEIIVYCQVGLRGYIATRILLQNGFKDIRNLSGGYRLYKQVQKDKEFRKDDPSNVTGSASGSATKGKESQQKNEHVERGKDELIARENGDIETDETGEPLGDVETFKVDACGLQCPGPIMQVYRKMEELDPGDILEASATDPAFSADIESWCESTGNTLLKLDTEGNKFIAFIKKGGEAGEKNEVAESLGKAVGDNKTMVVFSDDLDRVLASFIIANGAASMGKEVTMFFTFWGLNVLRKDEYVDVEKGFMDKMFSSMMPRGSKRLGLSKMNMMGMGRKMMRKVMENKNVDSLEALIGQAKLSGVNLVACQMSMDVLGIKKEELIDGVDLGGVATYLNEAEGSNMNLFI